The proteins below come from a single Microtus pennsylvanicus isolate mMicPen1 chromosome 13, mMicPen1.hap1, whole genome shotgun sequence genomic window:
- the Xkr8 gene encoding XK-related protein 8, which yields MSVSLRSPLFLDVVVGVVGTLSFLLDVAADLWAVVQYVLGGRYLWAALVVVLLCLASVLLQLFSWVWLTTDPTELHKSLPSRRFLTLLHVLQLGFLYRCLHGLQQGLSLLQQELPTESDIAYTDFLTLDISMLRLFESFLEATPQLTLVLAIVLKSGQAEYYQWFGIGSSFLGISWALVDYHRSLRTCLPSKSRLGWSSSAFYFLWNLLLLCPRIFAVALFSALFPQYLALHFFSLWLVLLFWVWLQGTQFMPNPKFEWLYRVTVAIILYFSWFNVAGGRTRGRSVIHLLFILSDSILLVSTWVTHSTLLPSGTFLPMWLIIGGACFLLGLALRLIYYLWLHPSCNWKPDHVDGALSLLPRKQPKLLYNRRATQLAQNFFTKIKEEISLAEAGDVEGAL from the exons ATGTCTGTCTCGCTGCGCTCCCCTCTGTTCTTGGACGTGGTCGTGGGCGTGGTGGGCACCCTGTCTTTCCTGCTGGACGTGGCCGCCGACCTGTGGGCCGTCGTCCAGTACGTGCTCGGTGGCCGTTACCTGTGGGCCGCGCTGGTAGTGGTGCTGCTGTGCCTCGCCTCTGTGCTGCTGCAGCTCTTCAGCTGGGTCTGGCTGACCACCGACCCCACCGAGTTGCACAAGTCGCTGCCCTCGCGTCGTTTCCTGACTCTGCTGCATGTGCTGCAGCTCGGCTTTCTGTACAG GTGCCTGCACGGGCTGCAGCAGGGGCTGTCCTTGTTGCAGCAGGAGCTGCCAACCGAGAGTGACATAGCCTATACAGACTTCCTGACCCTGGATATCAGCATGCTGCGGCTCTTTGAGAGTTTCTTGGAGGCGACACCACAGCTCACATTGGTGCTGGCTATTGTGCTCAAGAGTGGCCAAGCTGAATACTACCAGT GGTTTGGCATCGGATCATCCTTCCTGGGCATCTCGTGGGCACTCGTGGACTACCACCGATCCCTGCGTACTTGCCTTCCCTCTAAGTCTCGCCTGGGCTGGAGCTCCTCTGCCTTCTACTTCCTGTGGaacctgctgctgctgtgtcccCGAATCTTCGCTGTCGCCCTCTTCTCAGCTCTCTTCCCCCAATATCTGGCCCTGCATTTCTTCAGTTTGTGGCTGGTGCTGTTGTTCTGGGTCTGGCTTCAAGGCACACAATTTATGCCAAACCCCAAGTTTGAGTGGCTGTACCGGGTGACGGTGGCAATCATCCTTTATTTCTCCTGGTTCAATGTGGCTGGGGGCCGCACCCGAGGCCGGTCCGTCATCCACTTGTTATTCATCCTCAGTGACAGTATTCTGCTGGTCAGCACCTGGGTGACGCACAGCACCCTGCTGCCCAGCGGGACCTTCTTGCCAATGTGGTTGATTATAGGAGGAGCCTGCTTCCTTCTGGGACTGGCTTTGCGTCTGATCTACTACCTCTGGCTGCACCCTAGCTGCAACTGGAAGCCTGACCACGTGGATGGGGCCCTAAGTCTCCTTCCTAGGAAGCAGCCTAAGCTGCTTTATAACAGACGGGCCACTCAGTTAGCACAGAACTTTTTCACCAAGATCAAAGAGGAGATTTCTCTGGCAGAGGCTGGAGACGTGGAAGGAGCCCTTTGA
- the Smpdl3b gene encoding acid sphingomyelinase-like phosphodiesterase 3b codes for MALLPWLILLASWGVAGAELGRFWHISDLHLDPNYNASKDPLQVCPSAGSQPVPNAGPWGDYLCDSPWVLVNSSIYAMKEIEPKPDFIFWTGDDTPHVPNEQLGEAAVVDIVERLTNLIREVFPDTKVYAALGNHDFHPKNQFPAESNSIYNQVAELWRPWFNNESFAVFKEGAFYSEKLPGPSRAGRVVVLNTNLYYSSNEQTAGMADPSRQFQWLGDVLSNASRDGEMVYIIGHVPPGFFEKTQDKAWFREIFNEEYLRVVQKHHRVIAGQFFGHHHTDSFRMFYDDAGAPISVMFLTPGVTPWKTTLPGVVNGANNPGIRVFEYDRVTLKLQDMVTYFLNLSQANTQGTPRWELEYRLTEAYQVQDAGTDSMHTALTRIASDQHMLQRYYIYNSVSYDHSTCGDICRAEHVCAMQQVAFHTYATCLHGLGSKLVPSFLLMLTLLPSLSILMVP; via the exons ATGGCGCTTCTCCCGTGGCTGATACTCCTGGCCTCCTGGGGAGTAGCAGGGGCTGAACTAG GGAGGTTCTGGCACATATCTGACTTGCATTTGGACCCCAACTACAATGCATCCAAAGACCCCCTCCAGGTGTGCCCCTCAGCTGGCTCCCAGCCTGTGCCAAACGCCGGCCCCTGGGGTGACTACCTCTGTGATTCTCCTTGGGTCCTTGTCAACTCTTCCATCTACGCCATGAAGGAGATAGAGCCAAAGCCAGACTTCATTTTCTGGACGGG GGATGACACGCCGCACGTCCCCAATGAGCAGCTAGGGGAGGCAGCTGTGGTGGATATTGTGGAACGCCTGACCAACCTCATCAGGGAGGTCTTTCCAG atACCAAAGTCTATGCCGCTCTGGGAAATCATGACTTTCACCCTAAAAATCAGTTCCCAGCCGAGAGCAACAGCATCTACAATCAGGTGGCGGAACTGTGGAGACCTTGGTTTAACAATGAATCCTTCGCTGTCTTCAAGGAGG GTGCCTTCTATTCTGAGAAGTTGCCGGGTCCCAGCAGGGCAGGGCGAGTTGTAGTCCTCAACACCAATCTGTACTACAGCAGCAACGAGCAGACAGCCGGCATGGCCGACCCCAGCCGGCAATTCCAGTGGCTGGGAGATGTGCTGAGCAATGCGTCCCGGGACGGGGAGATG GTCTACATTATTGGCCATGTGCCCCCAGGGTTCTTCGAGAAGACCCAGGACAAGGCCTGGTTCCGAGAGATCTTCAACGAGGAGTACCTGAGGGTGGTCCAGAAGCACCACCGTGTCATAGCGGGGCAGTTCTTCGGACACCACCATACCGACAGCTTCCGAATGTTCTATGATGATGCAG GTGCCCCCATAAGCGTCATGTTCCTCACGCCTGGGGTCACACCGTGGAAGACCACATTACCTGGAGTGGTCAACGGAGCCAACAATCCGGGCATCCGTGTTTTTGAGTATGATCGAGTCACACTGAAGCTGCAG GACATGGTGACCTACTTCTTGAACCTGAGTCAGGCGAATACACAAGGGACCCCACGCTGGGAGCTGGAATACCGCCTGACAGAGGCCTACCAGGTGCAGGATGCAGGCACCGACTCCATGCATACGGCTCTGACCCGCATCGCCAGTGACCAGCACATGCTGCAACGTTATTACATCTATAACTCCGTCAGCTATGACCATTCGACCTGTGGGGACATCTGCCGCGCcgagcatgtgtgtgccatgcagCAGGTGGCATTCCACACTTATGCTACCTGCTTGCATGGCCTTGGCTCGAAGCTGGTGCCCAGTTTCCTGCTCATGCTGactctgctgccaagcctgtcCATATTGATGGTGCCTTGA